One part of the Anopheles coustani chromosome 2, idAnoCousDA_361_x.2, whole genome shotgun sequence genome encodes these proteins:
- the LOC131264644 gene encoding uncharacterized protein LOC131264644, with protein MLWQVIALFLITIILTTTVDSASLTTDEHTLGTGIAESRTFGRIRRLQAMIVPVMFFLGVMKTLLAFLVAISLKSLFVGVSILMINIGLAMAKVIAFFKTKHSYEHHGHGGGGWSDKNIHVHIHNDGYVQHGSYPVEFEHPPTGLQHTAPNVFPSYGPPVLQAYSTAAHRSRSDVLSNPVYVTSTVDHEEDRYPKVLVTDRDKLDQIYAGWRQLNRKGR; from the exons ATGCTATGGCAGGTCATTGCTCTGTTCCTGATTACGATCATCCTAACGACTACAGTCGATTCTGCTAGTCTAACGACGGATGAACACACCCTCGGAACGGGAATCGCTG AGTCTCGGACATTCGGGCGTATCAGACGACTGCAGGCAATGATCGTTCCGGTAATGTTCTTCCTCGGTGTGATGAAAACGCTGCTCGCCTTCCTGGTTGCCATCAGCCTGAAGTCCCTGTTCGTCGGTGTGTCGATACTGATGATCAACATCGGCCTAGCGATGGCTAAGGTGATCGCCTTCTTCAAGACGAAACACTCCTACGAGCATCATGGCCACGGTGGAGGTGGCTGGTCGGACAAGAATATCCACGTGCACATCCACAACGATGGCTACGTACAGCACGGTAGCTACCCGGTGGAGTTTGAACACCCGCCAACGGGACTGCAGCACACGGCCCCGAACGTATTCCCCAGCTATGGTCCGCCGGTACTACAGGCGTACTCGACGGCGGCACACCGATCACGCAGTGACGTCCTCAGCAATCCGGTCTACGTTACGTCGACGGTGGACCATGAGGAGGATCGCTATCCAAAAGTGCTCGTCACCGACAGGGATAAGCTGGACCAGATTTACGCTGGATGGCGGCAGCTGAACCGCAAGGGCCGATAA
- the LOC131264643 gene encoding uncharacterized protein LOC131264643, with translation MTSIARRNGCGTRRQRRPTVGVVFGLALLATVAISGQARAEVKVENAVPVDSSALLEAALCVMKANPGQCVRQQAARVLTNWEDILNAKKMEMLAEADQEVTAKQQSRGLSDAEIARGKPSTLMEQIETGLTAITEFVSDGVDEYVDDKRQEKAEEAATSKTHLHHLLKLGNAGNGSAQDGASVARAADDEDYRDQLAAVEDGLVDYAGLAGSPDKALGRGKQEGDQADYGFGSGEHNAGYGGGSRSAIEGGRTAAGDGDGTVQRQRHDATGEAIEGGSVGEARRGPAPAAAVRFDDDIGGLRRRRKRKGKKKKTFMKLFILGAALKAKIELLLKILSFKLQLKFFAVALIGLLINIARFWIDFKKQPSPQKVIYYEHAQHQHHYDDHGDGDFGGYWKRSLHAVNDDEPYQGGHDRSERYDEPYPYRSPKYAPTGNHYAPQHADSHAMAYQQQRPY, from the exons ATGACCAGCATAGCCAGGCGGAACGGATGCGGGACACGGCGGCAGAGACGGCCAACGGTCGGAGTCGTCTTCGGACTGGCGCTGCTCGCAACGGTGGCCATTTCGGGGCAGGCGCGCGCCGAGGTGAAAGTGGAAAATGCAG TTCCCGTGGACTCGTCGGCGTTACTAGAGGCGGCTCTATGCGTGATGAAGGCCAACCCGGGCCAGTGCGTCCGACAACAGGCCGCCCGTGTGCTTACCAACTGGGAAGACATTCTCAACGCGAAGAAGATGGAGATGTTGG CTGAAGCGGACCAGGAGGTGACAGCCAAGCAGCAAAGCCGTGGTTTAAGCGACGCCGAAATCGCCCGCGGAAAACCATCCACTCTCATGGAGCAGATCGAGACCGGACTCACCGCAATAACGGAGTTCGTATCGGACGGTGTCGACGA ATACGTCGACGACAAGCGCCAGGAGAAGGCGGAAGAGGCGGCCACATCCAAGACGCACCTGCACCATCTGCTGAAGCTAGGTAACGCCGGCAACGGCTCGGCCCAGGACGGTGCCTCCGTCGCTCGAGCGGCCGACGACGAGGACTACCGCGATCAGCTCGCCGCTGTGGAGGATGGTTTGGTGGATTACGCTGGCTTGGCGGGCAGCCCGGACAAAGCACTTGGTAGAGGCAAGCAAGAGGGTGACCAAGCGGATTATGGGTTTGGTAGTGGCGAACATAATGCTGGTTATGGAGGTGGGTCTCGTAGCGCCATCGAGGGCGGTAGGACGGCAGCCGGCGACGGCGACGGTACGGTGCAGCGGCAACGGCACGATGCAACAGGCGAGGCGATCGAGGGGGGCTCGGTGGGCGAGGCGCGGCGCGGACCAGCTCCGGCGGCCGCCGTGCGCTTCGACGACGACATCGGTGGACTACGGAGACGAC GAAAGCGTAAGggtaagaagaagaagaccttCATGAAGTTGTTCATTCTGGGTGCCGCCCTGAAGGCCAAGATCGAGCTGCTGCTGAAAATCCTGTCCTTCAAGCTGCAGCTGAAGTTCTTCGCCGTCGCCCTGATCGGGCTGTTGATCAACATCGCTCGGTTCTGGATCGACTTCAAGAAGCAGCCTTCCCCGCAGAAG GTTATCTACTACGAGCACgcacagcatcagcatcactACGACGATCACGGTGACGGAGACTTCGGTGGCTACTGGAAGCGCTCGCTGCACGCCGTGAACGACGACGAGCCTTACCAGGGTGGACACGATCGCTCGGAGCGCTACGACGAACCGTACCCGTACCGGAGTCCAAAGTACGCTCCGACTGGAAACCACTACGCGCCCCAGCATGCCGATTCGCACGCCATGGCGTACCAGCAGCAACGGCCATATTGA